Part of the Nostoc sp. ATCC 53789 genome, GGTGGCGATAGTTTAGCTTATAGACAAGAACTTCGCAGAACTTTCTTTGACGAAACTGTTGAAGAAACTATTGGAATATTCCGCAATACAGACCGAGAGCAAACCCATGAATTTCTGTCTACGCTTAAATCTGAAGTAGAGCATGACTGGGAATTTCAATTTCTTGTCAATTACTATCTCCACAATGACGAATATAATGATACGCCCTATAGATGTTTAATTCATAAGCTTGATGAAGCTATTCAAAATAATTAACTCAGGAGCCTATTATGTCTGAAATAGATAAATTAGAGTTTGTTGGTCGTGAAGAACATCTAAATCGAATTATTACCCTTGTTCAAAAGGCTAATACACTGCACGTTGTTTTGGTGGAGGGTAGAGGCGGAATTGGCAAAACTTGGTTGCTTAATGAATTACAAAACCGCCTTAACCAAATAAATATCGGAACCAGTGAAATTATTGATTGCGATACTCCTGTTTTTAATGATGCAGAAGATTTATGCACTCAAATCGCCAAGCAATTGTATGATAATACATATCACGAATGGCTGCTCCGGTTACGACAACTACGAGAAGATGAAAACCACCTCAGTCAAACTGCATACCAAGAAGAACGCAGACAACTTGAAAAGTTTTTAGTCGATGAAATTAATCGAAAATCTAAACAAAAGAGATTAGTATTTTTAATTGATACAGTTGAGAAGTTAGGACAAGCAGAGGGAAGAACGGAAGTTTGGGAATATATTGGTAATCTATGCCAGCAACTAGATAACGCCGTATTGATTTTAGCAGGTCGCCCTAGTATTGCTCGTCAAATTTTGGAAAAGTCGTTCACAGAAGCAGAAATAACCTATTTGGAGTTAAATGAATTTACTAATGAAGATGTACAGACATACATTCTTTCCAAAGAGGAGCAACTTCATTTTAGTCTTGGGAAAGACTTAGTTCAAAAGATTATAGTTCTTTCTGGTGGTAGCCCCATTATGATTGAATTTGGAGTAGAGTATGCTTATCGAGAAGTTATTCCAGATTGGTTAGAGACTGAAGATATAGAAACTATTCCAGCCAGATTGGAAAAAACGGGTGGATTTGAAGCTGAGATGGTTCGACATATTACGCAGCTTCGGACATCAATGGATAGGCTAACCCTCTTACTTTCACGTATTTATCCATTAGATAGTTCTGATATTGCTAATCTATTAGAACTATCGATAGAAGATGCTAAAAAATTATTTATTGATGCTCAGAGCTACTTTTTTATCAAACCAGTAATGAGTGGTAATCAAATATCATTACATGATATTGTGCGAGACTTAGTTAATAAATTTGTATGGTCAGATATTGACCCAGATTTAGAATGGAGAAAACGAGATAGTCGTATTGCTGCCAAATATTTTGAGAAAAAAGATTATCAGCTAGGGCCGCAGAAAAGGATATTGGAGGTTCAACTTTACTCTGATAATTCTAATAAAGCCGCTAATATTGAGTTTCTAATTGAAGAGTTTAAACAGCTACGAGAATTCAATACAATGCGATGGCTATGGAATGCTTTATACGCTGACCCAACTATCGGCTTTGAAACTTGGCATGAAGTTACTAATACGATCCGCAGTCAATCAAAGAAATTCAGCTTTGTTAATCAATTATTGGCAGTTGTAAAACAATTTGAAAAAGAGCTAAATTTCGACCAAAGATTTAAATTGATTATTTTTGAAGCAAAGCTTGTCCACGCCCTAAAAGATAAGGGTACAACAGAAAATGAGGTGAGAAAATTAGAGGCTATGTTAGCTGAGAAATCTTCTAATTCTTCTCATCAACCAGACCTTTGCAATGTCTTGGGAATGCTAAATGCTAAGTTGCATCTTTATGATGAAGCTTTGAAATATCAGCAAAAGTGTTTATCTCTAGTTCAAGGTAAAAAGCTAGCATCTGCTATTCCGGGTGTGGCGAACCAAGTTGGTTATCTGTATCGACAACTAAACAATTTTAACGAAGCTGAAAAATATTACAAACTAGGTTGGGATGCTGCTATGGAAGTTGACACTCCTAACAAAGGCTTAACTCAAGTTATGGCTAGTATTCAGAATAACTTGGGATATTTATACGGACTCCAAAAAAATTATATCAAGTCTGAACAGTGCTTTAAGGCTGCTATTGATATGTGGTCGAGTGTGGAGACTGAACGCGAAATTGCCAATGCCGAAATTGCCTCTGCGACTATTTCGGTAAATGAGGGAAACTATGTTAAAGCTAAACAGTTACTTGAACGAGCGTTAAGCCGTTGCAACAATGAGGAAGATGATAATCGAATATTGTGTAGGGCATACTTTCATTTAGGCTTAAATCAGTGGTTTAGTGCCGAGGTAGTAAATGAAGCTGTTTGGGATGTAACACAGGTAAAGTGGGATTTAGATGTGCTAAGTCAGGCTCAAGATGCTTTAGAAAAAAGCCTGAAACTGGCAGAAAAATACGGACTGGAAGAGGAATTGCCTGGAATTTGGCACCAAACGGCCAGTGTTTACTGGCATCTTGGGTTTCAAAAGTGCGATCGCTCTTTGCAAGAACAAGCTCTCAAACTCAACGATCGCTCTTACCACACTAGTCTAGAGTACAATGACAGGCGGTATGCCATCGATAGCCTGGTAGGGAAAGCAGAGTTTGATTATTATGCAAAAGCTTATGAGCATATTTCCGATTATGCACGAGAACTTAGCGATCGCTTCCAGCCATATCAAAATACCTATCAACTGTACTTTGGTAGGATGTTACGGATAGAAGGTGATGTGGCATTTCAACAGGCGAACTACGATCTTGCCTTTGCAAAATATGCTCAAGGCATACCCCAAATCTTCCAGGATGGAGGTTTTGGCCCCTATTCAATCCAACATGAGTTAAATCTGCTGCAAAAGAAAATCGAACGTTTGCCTATAGAACTTTCTAAAACCCTAATCCAGCAACTCAAACATCAGTGGCAAGATAATAAAGCTCTCAAAGAATGGTGCGATCAACAAATGTTTTTGACTAGAATCCGTGCAACAAAACAGCCATCTTCTCATGCTTAGTAAAAAAATTGATCGACCCAGAATTTTAGTTTCTCTCAATTCTACCTGCGTACCAACTGGACAATGCGATTGTGATGGAGGGGATTGTGCCTGTGACTTATCCCCTTTAGCAGAATTAGGCTCAGATATATCATTATCTCTGGGGATATTTGAGACAGAGTTTGTGATATCTCCCAATTCGCAAATAATTAATCTAGATGATAGTTACTCTATCTGTTATGGAACTAATCATAAAGTAGCAGTTCTAAATCAATCCGCATTATATTTACGAAATATATTTACAAAGCCTCATAAATTAGGTGATATTACAAAAGAGAATTTTCACATTAACCAAACAGACTTACAGACAGCTATTCAGGAACTATATCAAGCCCGTTTAATTGTTCCTAAAAATAATAGCTCATTTAACCTAAATGAAATACCAGAAACTTTATCTGCATGGTTACATATCACCGATCGCTGTAACTTAAGATGTGACTACTGCTATCTTCCTCATTTAGCCAGGGATATGTCAATAGATATAGGCAGAGCAGCTATTGAATCTACATTTCGCTCTGCTAGCTTAAATAATTACCGCCGCGTCAAACTAAAGTATGCCGGAGGAGAAGCATTATTATGCTCTCCTTTAATTAAAGAACTGCATTTATATGCTCAATCACTTAGCAAAGAAAAAGGCATTATATTAGATGGAGTTGTTCTCAGTAATGGAACATTGATTACGCCTGAGATTATCGAGATGCTTAAAATATTGAATCTGCGTCTCATGATTTCACTAGATGGATTATCAGATTTCCACAATATCCAACGAAACTACGCAGGCGGAAAGGGTTCATTTCAAGATGTTGAACGCGGTATTAAGATTGCTTTGCAAAATGGGCTGATACCCGATATTTCCATCACCATTAGCGGGCGCAATGCAGAAGGATTATCCGATCTGATTGAATGGATATTAGAGCATAATCTGCCCTTTAGCTTAAACTTTTATCGTGAAAATGAACTGTCAGCTTCTTACGAAGACTTGCAACTAGAAGAATCTAGAATGATTCAAGGAATGTTAGCAGCATTCAAAGTTATTGAATTGAAATTACCTAATCGAAGCTTATTAGGTTCATTAGTTGATCGTGCTAATTTATCATCTCCTCATAAACGAACTTGTGGAGTTGGGCAAAGCTATCTTGTATTTGATTATCAAGGACAAATTGCCAAATGTCAGATGCAGCTACATAAAACTATATCCTCTGTTGACGCTCAAGATCCTTTAACTGTTGTGCGACAAGATAAAACAGGTATTCAGAATTTATCTGTTGAGGAAAAAGAAGGCTGTCGTACATGTGAGTGGAAATACTGGTGTACGGGTGGTTGCTCTTTGGCTACGTTTAAGGCTACAGGTCGTTATGATATTCAATCTCCAAATTGCAATATTTATAAAGCTCTATATCCTGAAGCTCTCCGCTTAGAAGGCTTACGCCTTCTCAAATATACTTAAGTTAGCTAATTTCACTTCTTACCTCTGTGTTCTCTGCGCCTCTGTGGTTAAATTAATTACTTTTTAACCGCAGAGGCACAGAAAACGCAGAGAGAAAAGAGATTTTACGAGTCAAATTGAAATTATAAGAATATATTTAGTTAGCTTATAACCGATAAAAGAAATTAAAATGCTGCTTTGAAGCAATTGTACTAATTTTGCTTCAAACTAAAAATATAGTAAACACCAATTTTGAAATAAGGACGATTGCACATGAGTTTAATCGATGGTATATTACTGACGCTGCTAAATACTGTTGCTTGCCTTGCGCTGCCTAAATTGCTAGTAATTCTGTCTGCAAAAAGCCAAAACACTTCACCATCGCGCTCTACTGCAACATCAAAAGATTCTAACTCTGAAATCCCCAGTTTTTCGTAAAATAAGCTGATTGTGTCTAGATATCGCTTTGATGAGGAGAAAATTTAGTTATTGGTGCAAAGCGATATCTTAAAGAAAGTTATGCACATTTTTTTCGGAAAATAACGAGTGTGCATATTTCTCCAAAATAAAATTTTATAGAGAAAAAAGCTGGTTTACAGTACAACGAAAACCAAGTAATAGAGAATAATTGTAGTATTACTACTAAATAAAGTTTTTAGCAGCTTGATTTGACTTTGTTACCGCGATTTTTTGTTATTCTTTATTTATTTTTACTGTAATTTTTTTAGGTCTGACGATAATAAAAAATCCGAGCAAAGTAAAAACTAACATTTGCCAAGTCACCAAATTCCAGCCACCAAGATTCCAACATAATAGACCAATACTAGTACCTACGGAACCGCCGATAAAATAGATAGTTATGTAAACTGTGTTGATTCGACTATTCGATTGAGCATCAAGAGTGTATATCCTTGCGACATTGGTGACTTGGATTGCCTGCACACCTACATCTAGTAACAATACAGCAACAGCGATCGCGATCGCTGAACTAGAAGCAATTTTAGCAATTACTAAACTTGCAATCACGAGCGATACAGCAATTGTCAAGGAACGTTGCGAGTTCCCTCGATCGGCTAGTTTACCAAAAACTGGAGCCATCAATGCACCTGCGATCGCCACAAAGCCATACATCCCAATTGTGTCAGATTGAAAATTGAAAGGCGCTCCGCTTAAATGGAAAGTCAATGTTGTCCAAAATGAGCAAAATACACCAAATAATAACCCACCAATTAAAGACGCTTCTCTTAACAAAGAAAAGCGTTTGAATTGTTGAATTGTTGAGCTTAATAATTCCAAATAATAACCGTTAAATTGATTTTTGACATTAGGTAAATATATATTTAGTAAGACAGTAACAATTAAAACCATTCCTGCCGAAAATCCATATACATAACGCCAATTCAACCATTCAGCAATATATCCACTAAAAACCCTTGCTCCTAAAACTCCAATTAATATACCAGTAAAAATGTAGCCTACAGTTTTACCTGTAGTTACTCTATCTATACTTGCGGCTAAGGGAAGAATAACCTGAGCCGATACTGTCGCAATCCCAATCGCTACACTCAATATCCACACTTCGATGATATTTTGTGAAAACGTCATGAGTATCAACAAAAAAAACAAACATATCAGTAAAGAAAGAATTAACTTTTTCTTGTTGATTTTATCGCCCAATGGGATTAAAAAGAAAAGCCCAAAACCGTAACCAACTTGCGAAAGCACAGATATGCTACCCACTTCGCCTTCACCGACTCGAAAAGAAGATGCAATATCTTTGAGGATTGGCTGATTATAATAAATGTTGGCAACACAGACACCAGATGCGATCGCCATAATCAGTATCTGGACTTTAGTTAATCCGCTACTTGAGATTTGTTTTTCCATTCAACCTAAAATTTATACAGGAAAAAACTGGTTTACATTACAGCTAAAACCAGGTAATAGCGGAGAAATTATATTATCACTATTAAACAAAGTTTCTACCAATTTAAGTTGGTTTTGTTCGCGCCGATAGACCTCTAGTTTTGGCGATCGCCAATCAGCAATCCAATATTCTTTTACTCCTCTGGAAGAATAAAGTTTAAGTTTAGCTTCTTTATCTCGTCTTTGATCTTCGTTGCTAGCAGACAAGACTTCGACTACTAAATCTGGTGCGCCAGTTAAATGTCCCGCTTCATCCAACATTACCGCCAAGGTTTCCTTTGTAGCCCAAACTACATCAGGAATCACATTATCTGATTCTGAAAACAAAACGCCGGGGTTGATTACAGCTTCTCCTAAACCAGTAGACTCTGACCAAACATCAAGTTGTCCGAAAATTCGCCCACAAGTTTGCTGATGTTTAAAGTGAGGTGTCCTACTCATGAATAATTCTCCATCAACTATCTCGTAGCGCGTCCCCTCATTTTCTGGTAATAATTCCACATCATGAGTTGTCCAGCGTACTCCTGTATTAAGCATCTGACTCATTAGGTAACTCCTTTAATCTTGCTTTTGTATTTTAATAAAATAGAATTCAGCATTCATACTAATTGATTCTGTATTCTGTGTTCTTCTTCAATCATCACTTGCGATTGTCACGCCGCCACTTACACCGTACTAAGCGAATTTCATCAAAAGTGTAGCTTTCACCTAATTGTTCTTTAATGGGAGTGAGGGAAATGTCACCGAGTACTTCTAAAACTTGCCAAATTTTTTGTTGATGTTCTAAAGGTACTAATTGATTTAAATCAACTGGCTGATTTTTCTCAATTAGTTTTTCTAAATGATTGCTAACTGTTGCCGGACTAAGATTCCGCTTTTTGGCAATTTGAGCAATATTTAAACCTTGTTGATGTAATTGTAATGTTTGTAATTCGGTGTAAGAAGAAGATGATTTGGGAGAGG contains:
- a CDS encoding MFS transporter, with protein sequence MEKQISSSGLTKVQILIMAIASGVCVANIYYNQPILKDIASSFRVGEGEVGSISVLSQVGYGFGLFFLIPLGDKINKKKLILSLLICLFFLLILMTFSQNIIEVWILSVAIGIATVSAQVILPLAASIDRVTTGKTVGYIFTGILIGVLGARVFSGYIAEWLNWRYVYGFSAGMVLIVTVLLNIYLPNVKNQFNGYYLELLSSTIQQFKRFSLLREASLIGGLLFGVFCSFWTTLTFHLSGAPFNFQSDTIGMYGFVAIAGALMAPVFGKLADRGNSQRSLTIAVSLVIASLVIAKIASSSAIAIAVAVLLLDVGVQAIQVTNVARIYTLDAQSNSRINTVYITIYFIGGSVGTSIGLLCWNLGGWNLVTWQMLVFTLLGFFIIVRPKKITVKINKE
- a CDS encoding radical SAM protein; translated protein: MLSKKIDRPRILVSLNSTCVPTGQCDCDGGDCACDLSPLAELGSDISLSLGIFETEFVISPNSQIINLDDSYSICYGTNHKVAVLNQSALYLRNIFTKPHKLGDITKENFHINQTDLQTAIQELYQARLIVPKNNSSFNLNEIPETLSAWLHITDRCNLRCDYCYLPHLARDMSIDIGRAAIESTFRSASLNNYRRVKLKYAGGEALLCSPLIKELHLYAQSLSKEKGIILDGVVLSNGTLITPEIIEMLKILNLRLMISLDGLSDFHNIQRNYAGGKGSFQDVERGIKIALQNGLIPDISITISGRNAEGLSDLIEWILEHNLPFSLNFYRENELSASYEDLQLEESRMIQGMLAAFKVIELKLPNRSLLGSLVDRANLSSPHKRTCGVGQSYLVFDYQGQIAKCQMQLHKTISSVDAQDPLTVVRQDKTGIQNLSVEEKEGCRTCEWKYWCTGGCSLATFKATGRYDIQSPNCNIYKALYPEALRLEGLRLLKYT
- a CDS encoding tetratricopeptide repeat protein; translation: MSEIDKLEFVGREEHLNRIITLVQKANTLHVVLVEGRGGIGKTWLLNELQNRLNQINIGTSEIIDCDTPVFNDAEDLCTQIAKQLYDNTYHEWLLRLRQLREDENHLSQTAYQEERRQLEKFLVDEINRKSKQKRLVFLIDTVEKLGQAEGRTEVWEYIGNLCQQLDNAVLILAGRPSIARQILEKSFTEAEITYLELNEFTNEDVQTYILSKEEQLHFSLGKDLVQKIIVLSGGSPIMIEFGVEYAYREVIPDWLETEDIETIPARLEKTGGFEAEMVRHITQLRTSMDRLTLLLSRIYPLDSSDIANLLELSIEDAKKLFIDAQSYFFIKPVMSGNQISLHDIVRDLVNKFVWSDIDPDLEWRKRDSRIAAKYFEKKDYQLGPQKRILEVQLYSDNSNKAANIEFLIEEFKQLREFNTMRWLWNALYADPTIGFETWHEVTNTIRSQSKKFSFVNQLLAVVKQFEKELNFDQRFKLIIFEAKLVHALKDKGTTENEVRKLEAMLAEKSSNSSHQPDLCNVLGMLNAKLHLYDEALKYQQKCLSLVQGKKLASAIPGVANQVGYLYRQLNNFNEAEKYYKLGWDAAMEVDTPNKGLTQVMASIQNNLGYLYGLQKNYIKSEQCFKAAIDMWSSVETEREIANAEIASATISVNEGNYVKAKQLLERALSRCNNEEDDNRILCRAYFHLGLNQWFSAEVVNEAVWDVTQVKWDLDVLSQAQDALEKSLKLAEKYGLEEELPGIWHQTASVYWHLGFQKCDRSLQEQALKLNDRSYHTSLEYNDRRYAIDSLVGKAEFDYYAKAYEHISDYARELSDRFQPYQNTYQLYFGRMLRIEGDVAFQQANYDLAFAKYAQGIPQIFQDGGFGPYSIQHELNLLQKKIERLPIELSKTLIQQLKHQWQDNKALKEWCDQQMFLTRIRATKQPSSHA
- a CDS encoding Uma2 family endonuclease, with the protein product MSQMLNTGVRWTTHDVELLPENEGTRYEIVDGELFMSRTPHFKHQQTCGRIFGQLDVWSESTGLGEAVINPGVLFSESDNVIPDVVWATKETLAVMLDEAGHLTGAPDLVVEVLSASNEDQRRDKEAKLKLYSSRGVKEYWIADWRSPKLEVYRREQNQLKLVETLFNSDNIISPLLPGFSCNVNQFFPV